In the Candidatus Binatia bacterium genome, one interval contains:
- the lptB gene encoding LPS export ABC transporter ATP-binding protein, whose protein sequence is MSISPESPARSRTLSGVELCKSYRGRQVVRNVSLEVRGGEIVGLLGPNGAGKTTTFHILVGLVRPDAGRVLLNGRDISDLPLYARARIGIGYLPQEASIFRKLTVEENLLAVLETLPLTRAQRKARAQELMEELGVRHVANNKGFELSGGERRRVEIARALVTQPHFMLLDEPFAGIDPLAILDVQQIVSQLKQRGIGVLITDHNVRETLGICDRAYILADGVVIEQGSPEVITASERARNTYLGNHFQL, encoded by the coding sequence ATGAGTATTTCCCCCGAGTCGCCGGCCAGGAGCCGCACACTGTCTGGAGTTGAGCTTTGTAAGAGTTACCGCGGGCGACAGGTTGTCCGCAATGTTTCACTCGAGGTGCGCGGAGGCGAAATTGTGGGCCTTTTGGGCCCAAACGGCGCTGGAAAAACCACCACCTTCCACATCCTCGTCGGTTTGGTGCGTCCTGATGCTGGTCGCGTCTTGCTCAACGGGCGCGACATTAGCGACTTGCCGCTCTACGCACGTGCCCGCATCGGCATCGGTTACCTCCCGCAGGAGGCATCCATCTTTCGTAAACTCACCGTCGAAGAGAACCTTCTCGCAGTCCTAGAAACGTTGCCGCTGACTCGTGCACAGCGCAAGGCACGTGCACAAGAACTGATGGAAGAACTCGGGGTGCGACATGTGGCGAACAACAAAGGCTTCGAACTTTCCGGTGGCGAGAGGCGGCGGGTGGAAATTGCGCGCGCACTCGTGACTCAACCGCATTTCATGTTGCTTGACGAACCTTTTGCAGGCATAGACCCTCTTGCTATTCTGGACGTGCAACAAATCGTCAGCCAGCTAAAGCAGCGAGGAATTGGGGTGTTGATTACGGACCACAACGTACGGGAAACCCTGGGCATCTGTGATCGCGCTTACATCCTTGCTGATGGCGTCGTCATCGAGCAGGGGTCGCCCGAGGTAATCACCGCGAGCGAGCGTGCACGGAACACGTATCTGGGGAATCATTTCCAGTTGTAA
- the lptC gene encoding LPS export ABC transporter periplasmic protein LptC, which yields MSLRAFHFLLAAVAILAAVLVVQLWRTVRAARSAAPLIAQLAPGVTQRARAFHRSQVKDGRTVWEVSAADVEYSQTHREASIRNVNLKWYLDERQWIGIRSNSGRLRLADGEIDSVEVAGDVEFSLGPYMLRIPSALYERSRETIVAPGPIHLAGGGLELTGSRLTVDLRLSTLFLEGEVHTVLHPNQVQREFPHAPL from the coding sequence ATGAGCCTACGTGCTTTTCACTTCCTCCTCGCCGCAGTCGCCATACTCGCTGCGGTTTTGGTCGTGCAACTGTGGAGAACGGTTCGCGCCGCTCGTTCGGCCGCGCCTCTGATCGCACAGCTAGCGCCCGGGGTCACACAACGGGCGCGGGCGTTTCATCGTTCGCAAGTAAAAGATGGTCGAACGGTTTGGGAGGTGTCCGCCGCTGACGTGGAATATAGCCAGACGCACCGCGAGGCTTCCATTCGGAACGTGAATTTGAAATGGTACCTGGACGAGCGACAGTGGATTGGCATCCGCAGTAACTCTGGGCGCCTGCGCCTTGCCGACGGAGAGATCGATTCTGTGGAGGTGGCCGGAGACGTGGAATTTTCTCTGGGCCCCTACATGTTGCGGATCCCCTCAGCCTTATACGAGCGTTCTCGTGAAACAATTGTGGCTCCAGGGCCGATCCACCTGGCCGGTGGCGGCCTAGAGTTAACAGGCTCACGCCTCACAGTGGATTTGCGGTTGAGCACATTGTTTTTGGAAGGTGAGGTGCACACCGTCTTGCATCCAAATCAGGTTCAAAGGGAGTTTCCCCACGCACCTCTTTAA
- a CDS encoding cold shock domain-containing protein, with protein MVQGTVKWFNGQKGYGFITKDDGQDVFVHYTAINGQGFRSLQEGQRVEFEITQGPKGLQAANVTKIS; from the coding sequence ATGGTGCAAGGTACGGTGAAGTGGTTCAATGGGCAGAAAGGCTACGGCTTCATTACCAAAGACGACGGCCAGGACGTCTTTGTGCACTACACGGCGATCAACGGCCAAGGCTTTCGCTCATTGCAGGAGGGCCAGCGCGTGGAGTTTGAGATCACGCAAGGCCCGAAAGGATTACAAGCCGCCAACGTTACAAAGATCTCGTAG
- a CDS encoding CDP-alcohol phosphatidyltransferase family protein yields MNTTQLAAWSVHLYTALGAVLGFLALEAIARDQYALAFLWMAVATIIDSTDGSLARRFRVKQVLPTFDGARLDDIVDYLNYVVVPIVLAYDAGLVPATMWGRLVCAAPLLASGYGFCQVDAKTADHFFKGFPSYWNIVVFYLYVLGTPTWFNTFTLLVFSVLVFVPIRYLYPSRNPVARRVTILLGLVWGVCLFTLLAQFPYPSKVLGWLSLFYPLYYLGLSIHLDWRLRKAANPSSTQGAA; encoded by the coding sequence ATGAACACAACCCAGTTGGCAGCCTGGTCGGTGCACCTTTACACGGCTCTCGGGGCCGTTCTTGGCTTTCTTGCCCTGGAAGCAATTGCGCGAGATCAGTACGCACTCGCATTTTTGTGGATGGCAGTTGCGACGATCATCGACAGCACAGATGGCAGCCTCGCGCGGCGGTTTCGGGTTAAACAGGTTCTCCCCACCTTTGACGGAGCTCGGCTTGACGATATTGTGGATTACTTGAACTACGTCGTCGTTCCGATTGTGTTGGCTTACGATGCCGGACTCGTACCGGCCACAATGTGGGGACGCCTTGTCTGTGCCGCACCGCTCTTGGCCAGCGGCTACGGGTTTTGCCAAGTGGATGCGAAGACCGCGGACCACTTTTTTAAGGGCTTCCCTTCTTATTGGAACATTGTCGTCTTTTACTTGTACGTGCTCGGTACGCCGACTTGGTTCAATACGTTCACGCTGCTGGTGTTCTCTGTGCTCGTTTTCGTGCCGATTCGGTATCTTTACCCAAGCCGAAATCCCGTGGCGCGGCGCGTGACGATTCTCTTAGGGCTGGTATGGGGAGTGTGTCTGTTTACGCTGCTCGCGCAGTTCCCTTATCCTTCCAAGGTGCTTGGCTGGCTCTCGTTGTTCTATCCACTTTATTACCTAGGCCTCTCGATCCACCTGGATTGGAGGCTACGGAAAGCAGCTAACCCTTCGTCTACTCAGGGTGCTGCTTAG
- a CDS encoding anion permease: MGVSLQASGLLFRLPLQVLRRFPLSQRGQCVGLTVSGTLMTPALPDVTSGVAIASPVVLALSDSLGYARKSNGSAGLAMAALLGFGQMSPFFLTGAAENLLAWSLLPEAAQVQVTWLSWLGGALVLAGTTLILGLLFTWWLLPVEHPPKASHGLIQAQLEALGPMSASEGINALVLGAAVVGWITTPLHGVSVGWIAMAALTALLVCNLPGRVTFRSAIYWDFLFYLGAALSLTEVVRHLAIDQWLVARLAPILAPATQWPMVFYPLVACTLYCARFVLPSLPLVSLWVIGLLPICSAAGLHPLPLLLVTSAAVAIWFMPYQSPAYLALYFGTKERSFTHRQVRALAWSYGLTYLVGIVLSVPYWRLLGWVP; the protein is encoded by the coding sequence GTGGGGGTCTCCTTGCAGGCCTCGGGGCTGTTGTTTCGCCTCCCCCTACAAGTGTTGCGGCGCTTTCCGTTAAGCCAACGCGGCCAATGCGTCGGACTAACAGTAAGTGGCACTCTCATGACGCCGGCTTTGCCGGATGTGACATCGGGCGTCGCCATCGCTAGCCCCGTGGTCTTGGCCCTTTCGGACTCCTTGGGATACGCTCGCAAGAGCAATGGTTCGGCAGGCCTAGCCATGGCTGCCTTGCTGGGCTTCGGCCAGATGAGCCCTTTTTTCTTGACTGGTGCCGCGGAAAATCTCCTCGCGTGGAGTCTCTTGCCCGAGGCAGCGCAGGTACAGGTCACCTGGCTCTCCTGGCTCGGCGGTGCGCTAGTTTTAGCGGGCACGACTTTAATTCTGGGGCTGCTGTTCACCTGGTGGCTTCTCCCTGTCGAACACCCACCCAAGGCATCGCACGGACTCATCCAAGCACAATTGGAAGCGCTAGGCCCGATGTCAGCCTCCGAGGGCATCAACGCGCTCGTGCTTGGGGCGGCCGTCGTTGGCTGGATCACTACCCCGCTTCACGGGGTGAGCGTGGGATGGATTGCGATGGCTGCACTCACCGCGTTACTGGTTTGCAATTTGCCCGGCCGTGTTACATTCCGCTCAGCAATCTACTGGGACTTTTTGTTTTACCTTGGGGCCGCGCTGAGCCTGACTGAAGTTGTCCGGCATTTGGCAATCGACCAGTGGCTTGTGGCTCGTTTGGCCCCGATTCTCGCCCCTGCGACCCAGTGGCCAATGGTATTCTATCCCTTGGTTGCCTGTACGCTTTACTGCGCCCGCTTTGTGTTGCCGAGTCTTCCGCTCGTTTCGCTTTGGGTCATTGGCCTCTTACCGATTTGCTCCGCAGCCGGCTTACACCCCTTGCCCCTCTTGCTGGTGACAAGTGCGGCTGTCGCCATATGGTTCATGCCATACCAAAGTCCCGCCTACCTAGCGCTGTACTTCGGGACGAAGGAAAGGTCGTTCACCCACCGGCAGGTGCGTGCGCTCGCGTGGTCGTACGGACTCACGTATCTCGTCGGTATCGTACTGTCGGTGCCCTACTGGCGCTTGTTGGGTTGGGTGCCGTGA
- a CDS encoding 3-hydroxyacyl-CoA dehydrogenase encodes MQLDKAVALVTGGASGLGEATVRAFVGRGARVAILDRTNSKGAELARELGEERVIFVPADVTSEKEVMDAIQKTMANFGAIHINVNCAGVGTAMKTTGKSGPMPLEMFELCVRVNLIGTFNVLRLAATEMLKNTPNEEGERGVIINTASVAAFDGQIGQVAYSASKGGVVGMTLPIARDLARDGIRCVTIAPGTFDTPMLALLPEPQRQALAANIPFPPRLGRPAEFAALATHIVENPYINGETIRLDGALRMPPK; translated from the coding sequence ATGCAATTGGACAAGGCTGTAGCGTTAGTCACTGGGGGGGCGTCGGGTCTGGGTGAAGCAACCGTGCGTGCTTTTGTGGGCAGGGGAGCGCGCGTGGCGATCCTCGACCGTACAAACTCGAAAGGTGCAGAGCTTGCGCGCGAACTCGGCGAAGAGCGGGTGATTTTCGTACCGGCGGACGTGACGAGCGAGAAGGAAGTCATGGATGCGATACAAAAGACGATGGCAAATTTTGGGGCGATCCATATTAACGTGAATTGCGCCGGGGTAGGCACCGCTATGAAAACCACGGGAAAATCTGGCCCGATGCCTCTCGAAATGTTCGAGCTCTGCGTCCGAGTCAATTTGATCGGGACGTTCAACGTTCTTCGTTTAGCGGCAACGGAGATGCTCAAGAACACTCCGAATGAGGAGGGCGAGCGTGGAGTGATTATCAACACGGCTTCGGTTGCGGCGTTCGATGGCCAGATTGGCCAAGTGGCCTATTCGGCTTCAAAAGGAGGGGTTGTAGGCATGACGTTGCCAATCGCGCGGGATCTAGCGCGGGACGGGATTCGTTGCGTCACGATCGCACCCGGCACTTTTGACACTCCGATGCTGGCTCTCCTGCCAGAACCCCAACGCCAAGCATTGGCGGCGAATATTCCGTTCCCTCCACGGTTAGGAAGGCCAGCGGAGTTCGCAGCCCTTGCCACCCACATTGTCGAAAACCCGTACATTAACGGTGAAACGATCCGGCTCGACGGCGCTTTACGCATGCCACCAAAGTAA
- a CDS encoding M48 family metallopeptidase, with protein MWRKCFGFLVLAVLIACKTAPYTKRSQLILIPESTEIALGVNAYRQVLAKSAVTQDPELLAPVRDVGQRIAKVAERPDYQWEFTVIEKAEANAFALPGGKVAVYTGIFPLARDTAGLAAVVGHEVGHALARHAGERMSQGLLLDVVLTLGAAALGGGSPETQRLIYQALGLGAQIGYVLPFSRSQEAEADYIGLILMAKAGYDPESALGLWQRFAEHDKERPPELLSTHPDPATRARNMRKWIPEAKRYFAAASPAPVLALPTPRR; from the coding sequence GTGTGGAGGAAGTGCTTTGGCTTCTTAGTCCTGGCTGTGTTGATTGCTTGCAAGACGGCGCCGTACACGAAGCGGTCCCAACTGATCCTAATCCCCGAGTCGACGGAGATTGCGCTGGGTGTCAACGCCTACCGCCAAGTCTTGGCAAAGTCGGCCGTGACGCAGGATCCAGAACTTTTGGCCCCTGTTCGAGACGTGGGTCAACGCATTGCCAAAGTTGCGGAGCGGCCAGACTATCAGTGGGAGTTCACGGTCATCGAAAAGGCCGAAGCAAACGCCTTTGCGCTACCTGGCGGCAAAGTAGCCGTCTATACCGGGATTTTCCCGCTCGCCCGTGATACCGCTGGTCTTGCCGCAGTGGTGGGCCATGAGGTTGGGCACGCGCTCGCGCGTCATGCCGGCGAACGGATGAGCCAAGGATTGCTCCTGGACGTCGTGCTGACTCTCGGGGCGGCGGCGCTAGGTGGTGGTTCTCCGGAAACCCAGAGGTTGATCTACCAAGCACTCGGACTCGGGGCGCAAATCGGGTACGTCCTTCCATTCAGTCGGAGTCAAGAGGCGGAGGCGGACTATATCGGGTTAATCCTCATGGCCAAGGCAGGCTACGACCCAGAATCGGCACTGGGCCTTTGGCAACGGTTTGCGGAGCACGACAAGGAGCGGCCGCCCGAGCTACTGTCGACTCACCCCGACCCAGCAACGCGCGCGCGTAATATGCGCAAGTGGATTCCCGAGGCAAAGCGCTACTTTGCGGCAGCATCCCCTGCTCCAGTTCTGGCCTTGCCTACTCCTAGGCGATGA
- a CDS encoding methyltransferase domain-containing protein, with product MGSERLKSFLYLVFGYLTGAVTSAMIHLGDRLGLYRALRAAGRPLSPSELAEITGLHERWVREWLYAQAAAQLVQYTGDGRFELSPEASWVLADETSPVFAAGAFHSLPEQLGIVRQLPECFRTGLGLPYDALGPEGAAGIERFLAPWFRNFLVPLVLPALEGVVPKLEAGAKVADIGCGAGVALVQMAEAYPRSEFHGYEVSRHALERAQKNVEAARVRNVFLHCQSAEFVGPEASFDLITAFDCIHDMPRPREVLCAVRKALKPDGTFFVADINTRATFEENLAHHPLAAMLYGISVLACLSSSLSEHGGVGLGTLGLTEPVIREMAQEAGFRRLKRHDFGNPVNAYYELRP from the coding sequence GTGGGCTCTGAACGGCTCAAAAGCTTTCTGTACTTGGTCTTTGGGTACCTGACTGGCGCAGTCACGAGCGCCATGATCCACTTAGGGGACAGACTCGGGTTGTATCGAGCTTTGCGCGCGGCGGGTCGGCCGTTATCGCCAAGCGAGCTAGCCGAGATCACTGGCCTCCATGAACGCTGGGTTCGCGAATGGCTGTACGCTCAGGCCGCTGCGCAGTTGGTGCAATACACTGGCGATGGACGTTTTGAACTCTCCCCGGAAGCATCGTGGGTGCTGGCCGACGAAACCTCACCAGTGTTTGCCGCCGGGGCGTTCCATTCTTTGCCGGAGCAACTGGGCATCGTTCGCCAACTCCCGGAGTGTTTTCGTACCGGGCTTGGGCTCCCGTACGACGCCCTAGGACCCGAGGGTGCTGCTGGGATCGAGCGCTTCCTCGCACCTTGGTTTCGGAATTTTTTGGTTCCCCTGGTCCTGCCCGCACTCGAGGGGGTCGTTCCAAAATTGGAAGCTGGGGCCAAGGTGGCCGATATTGGCTGCGGTGCGGGTGTTGCCCTTGTACAGATGGCGGAAGCGTACCCGCGGTCTGAGTTCCACGGTTACGAGGTTTCGCGGCATGCCCTCGAGCGGGCGCAAAAGAACGTGGAAGCTGCGAGGGTTCGCAACGTATTTCTCCATTGCCAAAGTGCTGAATTCGTTGGACCCGAGGCTTCGTTTGACCTCATTACGGCCTTCGACTGTATCCATGATATGCCCCGCCCGCGCGAGGTTTTGTGTGCTGTGCGAAAGGCCCTCAAACCCGATGGAACCTTTTTTGTCGCTGACATCAACACTCGCGCAACGTTCGAGGAGAATCTTGCACACCATCCACTGGCAGCAATGCTCTACGGCATTTCAGTGCTCGCGTGTTTGTCGTCGAGCTTATCGGAACATGGTGGCGTGGGCTTGGGCACTCTTGGCCTCACAGAGCCGGTGATCCGAGAGATGGCCCAGGAAGCCGGATTTCGTCGGCTCAAACGTCACGACTTCGGAAACCCAGTGAACGCGTACTACGAGTTGCGACCCTAG
- a CDS encoding aldo/keto reductase — protein sequence MSTDQRDQTFPGFPLAGTEWTLPPMGLGTWAWGDSSTWGMGSYDPSYNFDTIREAYARSVAAGITLLDTAEMYGNGESERIIGRLLEEDKTNRERVLVATKFIPFPWRVPLRTKLRDALRASLDRLRLPFVHLYQIHGPISLCSHETMAEALAEAVQSGLCKAVGVSNYSEKETRAIHAALTRRGIPLASNQIEYSLLRTDPERKGLLKACAELGLVVLAYSPLAQGRLTGKYSVKNPPPGKRNFSAYSMEEVEPIVAELRRIGERHGGKTPAQVALNWLMCKRTIPIPGAKNGAQAEQNAGALGWRLSDEEVQTLDRLAKPGRYTLFLRLWQHG from the coding sequence ATGAGCACAGATCAACGAGACCAAACCTTTCCAGGGTTTCCGCTCGCTGGGACGGAGTGGACGCTACCACCCATGGGGCTCGGAACGTGGGCGTGGGGCGACTCTTCCACTTGGGGCATGGGAAGTTACGACCCGTCGTACAACTTCGATACGATTCGGGAGGCCTATGCCAGATCAGTCGCGGCCGGCATCACACTCCTGGACACGGCAGAAATGTACGGCAACGGCGAAAGCGAGCGGATCATCGGCCGGCTTCTCGAAGAGGACAAGACCAATCGCGAACGCGTGCTCGTAGCGACGAAATTCATCCCCTTTCCTTGGCGAGTACCGTTACGCACAAAGCTCAGGGATGCTCTGCGGGCCTCGCTGGATCGGTTGCGTCTGCCATTCGTGCATCTGTACCAGATTCACGGCCCAATTAGCCTGTGCTCTCATGAAACAATGGCCGAGGCGTTAGCGGAGGCTGTGCAGTCGGGTCTGTGCAAGGCGGTCGGCGTGTCGAACTACTCCGAAAAGGAAACGAGAGCGATTCATGCTGCCCTGACGCGGCGGGGAATTCCGTTGGCGAGCAATCAAATTGAATACTCGCTTCTCCGCACCGACCCGGAGCGCAAAGGTTTGCTCAAAGCGTGCGCCGAGCTCGGTTTGGTGGTTTTGGCCTACTCGCCGCTGGCGCAAGGACGCCTGACCGGCAAGTACAGCGTGAAAAACCCTCCACCTGGGAAGCGCAACTTTTCCGCATACTCCATGGAAGAAGTGGAGCCGATTGTGGCGGAACTACGCCGGATCGGAGAGCGCCATGGCGGCAAAACGCCCGCCCAAGTTGCGCTTAACTGGTTGATGTGCAAGCGCACGATCCCGATTCCCGGCGCGAAAAATGGTGCGCAAGCGGAACAAAACGCCGGCGCGCTCGGCTGGCGGCTTTCGGACGAAGAAGTGCAAACGCTCGATCGGTTAGCGAAGCCGGGGCGCTACACACTCTTCCTGCGTCTCTGGCAGCACGGCTGA
- a CDS encoding antibiotic biosynthesis monooxygenase codes for MPITVVAQVYVHAGQEEAFQKAAEELVRFVTEREPDTLMYVLHRSTTVPGKFLFYEVYADEAALARHGASEAMQKFFAKVRNLLSGSPEIETYHELAGKR; via the coding sequence ATGCCAATCACCGTGGTCGCGCAGGTTTACGTGCACGCCGGCCAAGAGGAAGCGTTTCAAAAAGCGGCGGAAGAGTTGGTTCGGTTTGTCACGGAGCGCGAGCCAGACACGCTGATGTACGTGCTCCACCGTTCGACGACCGTGCCAGGAAAGTTTCTGTTTTACGAGGTGTACGCGGACGAAGCTGCACTGGCGCGACACGGAGCCAGCGAGGCGATGCAAAAATTCTTTGCCAAGGTCCGCAATTTGTTGAGCGGTTCACCGGAAATCGAAACCTATCATGAGCTAGCGGGCAAGCGATAA
- a CDS encoding ATP-binding protein produces MWKMNVEAGSRQHGFQPSVEQVAYLLSRIDLFESFTPFTLRLVARSCEVVDLLPGEILFEYGSPGGSLFVILDGQLEVARGERPIAVVGKNEYVGELALLDPGVRSASVRAICSTRLLEIPQSVFEQYLRREPESLAAMMRTVARRLRAMLDDAQQAYEQLHMQVHDMLNLLNVLNGATLVADSLTPSDPNQRYLTMIAQARDRLEAMMRSALRCVRGRPSGYPREPVDLCELVRDTLRNDLALHPDVRNVQVVVEKKGTMEHCMCNSADLRRVIANLVINAAQATGPDGLVTLQLWQGEGRAYIKVSDNGPGVPAALVPYIFEPRFSTKPQGTGLGLSSARLIVESLHGGRLSYLSEQRPGATFLVELPIG; encoded by the coding sequence ATGTGGAAGATGAATGTGGAGGCGGGGAGCCGTCAGCACGGTTTTCAGCCTTCGGTGGAGCAGGTGGCGTATCTCTTGAGCAGGATAGACCTGTTCGAAAGCTTTACTCCGTTCACCTTGCGGCTGGTCGCACGCAGTTGTGAAGTCGTAGATCTGTTGCCAGGTGAGATACTCTTCGAATACGGCAGCCCAGGTGGCTCGCTATTTGTGATCTTGGATGGCCAATTGGAGGTAGCTCGGGGCGAACGGCCCATCGCAGTCGTTGGAAAGAACGAATACGTAGGCGAGTTGGCGCTGCTGGACCCTGGGGTCCGTAGTGCATCGGTTCGGGCCATTTGTTCCACCCGACTTCTCGAAATCCCGCAAAGTGTTTTCGAGCAGTACCTTCGGCGCGAGCCAGAGTCTTTGGCGGCAATGATGCGCACAGTGGCCCGCCGCCTGCGCGCGATGCTGGACGACGCCCAGCAAGCCTACGAGCAGTTACACATGCAGGTTCACGATATGCTGAACCTGTTGAATGTCCTCAATGGCGCCACCTTGGTTGCAGACTCGCTAACACCATCCGACCCCAATCAGCGTTACCTCACGATGATTGCGCAAGCCCGGGATCGGCTCGAGGCAATGATGCGCTCAGCCCTCCGCTGCGTTCGAGGTCGGCCCTCGGGTTATCCTCGGGAGCCTGTCGACCTGTGCGAGCTTGTTCGGGACACGCTGCGCAACGATTTGGCACTGCATCCCGACGTAAGGAACGTGCAAGTGGTGGTGGAGAAAAAGGGCACAATGGAACACTGCATGTGTAATAGCGCAGACCTGCGCCGCGTGATTGCGAACCTCGTGATCAACGCTGCGCAAGCGACAGGGCCCGATGGCCTGGTTACCCTGCAACTCTGGCAGGGTGAGGGAAGGGCTTACATTAAAGTGAGCGACAATGGTCCTGGGGTGCCGGCGGCGCTGGTCCCTTACATCTTTGAGCCACGCTTCAGTACGAAGCCCCAAGGTACGGGCCTTGGATTGAGCTCGGCCCGGTTGATCGTGGAGAGCCTCCACGGTGGGAGGCTCTCTTACCTATCGGAGCAACGTCCCGGGGCCACGTTCCTCGTCGAGTTGCCGATCGGATAG
- a CDS encoding patatin-like phospholipase domain-containing protein — protein sequence MLHTRLMAALQRVFPNADPATRETLAQRAGILNLRRGEVLYPEGESAQSMHLLLSGRLAIQIRGSEGRERLVAYLSEGETVGETALIAGGQRTATVIAARDSTLAKIDGETFRRAASACPAAVLDLAQTVIRRLVAGQPGSIPQVAVKHVALLPLNRGARVREFASRLQIALLRFGTTRLLTSSDVQALVGSGPTELQEWHCRRLFEDSEQKYDFIVSVADPAATYWTRHLIGHADRILFIAQAELDPTLTPIEEELGVYAPRSDLVARELVLVHFQGTPSNTASWLKNRVCDRHHHVRWMGNAGFHRLARVLSGNAITLVLSGGGARGFAHAGAVRALRETGIPIDAVGGTSFGGLIATAVALGRTHEEMLEGARRVFIEGGLLDDYTVPLVSIVRGQRMEELLRQTFGEAEILEDWVPFFTVSANLLRNSLQLHQQGPIWEALRATVSLPGIFPPLFPLATCWWTGGC from the coding sequence GTGCTGCATACTCGCCTGATGGCGGCGCTACAGCGCGTATTTCCCAACGCCGACCCGGCTACCCGGGAAACCCTCGCTCAGCGAGCCGGGATTCTAAATTTGCGCCGCGGGGAGGTTCTGTATCCAGAGGGGGAGAGCGCTCAATCGATGCACTTACTTCTCAGCGGTCGGCTCGCGATACAAATTCGCGGCTCCGAAGGCCGCGAGCGATTGGTGGCGTATTTGTCCGAAGGGGAAACTGTCGGAGAGACTGCATTGATTGCCGGGGGCCAGCGGACTGCCACCGTGATCGCCGCTCGGGACAGCACGCTCGCTAAGATCGATGGGGAGACGTTCCGTCGAGCAGCTTCGGCGTGCCCAGCAGCAGTGTTGGACCTCGCGCAAACGGTGATTCGTCGCCTGGTTGCGGGGCAACCGGGATCCATACCCCAGGTCGCGGTGAAACATGTAGCGCTGTTGCCGCTCAACCGAGGTGCACGGGTAAGGGAATTTGCAAGTCGTCTTCAGATTGCCCTGTTGCGCTTCGGGACGACGCGCCTCCTCACAAGCAGCGATGTGCAGGCGCTCGTGGGCAGCGGCCCCACCGAGCTACAAGAGTGGCATTGTAGGCGCCTGTTTGAAGACAGCGAACAGAAATACGACTTCATCGTCTCGGTTGCAGACCCCGCAGCCACCTATTGGACGCGTCATCTGATCGGACATGCGGACCGGATTCTTTTCATCGCTCAAGCAGAGCTGGACCCTACCCTGACCCCCATCGAAGAAGAGCTCGGCGTGTACGCCCCTCGGAGTGACCTGGTTGCTCGCGAGCTCGTTCTTGTTCACTTCCAGGGCACACCGTCCAACACAGCGAGCTGGCTTAAGAACCGTGTATGTGACCGGCACCATCACGTGCGGTGGATGGGGAACGCCGGGTTCCATCGGCTCGCGCGTGTACTGTCGGGGAATGCAATCACCCTCGTGCTGAGCGGAGGAGGCGCGCGTGGCTTTGCTCACGCTGGCGCGGTGCGTGCGCTCCGCGAGACGGGGATTCCCATCGATGCCGTGGGCGGAACCAGCTTCGGTGGGTTGATCGCTACTGCAGTCGCCCTCGGGCGCACGCATGAGGAAATGCTTGAAGGCGCGAGAAGGGTTTTCATCGAGGGAGGACTTCTCGATGACTATACCGTTCCGCTTGTATCGATCGTGCGCGGTCAGCGCATGGAAGAATTGCTGCGGCAAACCTTTGGGGAGGCAGAAATCCTCGAAGATTGGGTACCGTTCTTCACGGTGTCTGCCAACTTGTTGCGGAATTCTTTGCAGCTTCACCAACAGGGGCCAATCTGGGAGGCGCTGCGTGCCACTGTGTCGTTGCCCGGCATATTTCCCCCGCTCTTTCCGCTGGCGACCTGCTGGTGGACGGGGGGCTGCTGA